The nucleotide sequence GCTTTCAGCTGAATCCGAACCGTGGATCATGTTTTTGCCGACAGTAACTGCGAAGTCGCCGCGGATTGTTCCTGGAGCTGCATCTTTAGGGTTTGTAGCGCCCATCATTTGACGTGCAGTCAAAATAACGTTTTCGCCTTCCCAAACCATTGCGAATACAGGGCCTGAAGTAATGAAGTCAACCAATTCACCGAAGAATGGGCGTTCTTTGTGCTCGCCGTAATGCTCTTCAGCCAATTCAGTTGGGATTTGCATCAATTTAGCACCCACCAAGTGGTAACCTTTTTTCTCAAAACGTGCTACGATTTCACCGATTACGTTGCGTTGAACGCCGTCAGGTTTAACCATCAAAAAAGTTTTTTCCATTATGAACACTCCTCTATTAAAAGCTCGGGCTTTTCGCCCACCTTAAAAAATACTATCAGTTTGGTGCTATTTGTCAACCGGCATCTTAAAACTTTCTTTTGCCAATGAAAAACGCAATTTTGCGCATGGTTTTATTGGCGTTGCCTTTTGGCAAATAAGCGAGTTCTTCCAGAGCTTTTTGCAAATAGCGTTCACTGATGGCTTTTGCTTCATCAATGGCCGTACTGTCGCGGATTGTTTTGACAATATGAAGGCGCTCAGGCTCTGTCAGTTCTTTGCCGAGATTATTTTTCAGCAGGCTGTATACTTCGGGATTTTTCCGGGCGCATAAAATCGGCAAGGTAATATTGCCTTGAATAAAATCGCTGCCCGCCGGTTTTCCAAGTTCCTCGTCTGTTGAGGTAAAATCGAGAATATCGTCGATGATTTGGAAAGACATGCCGATAAAATATCCGAATCTGCGGAGATGCGCAGCGGTCTTTTCATCCGTTCCGGATACCAATGCCCCCAGTTCACAGCTGCTGGAAATCAGCAAAGCGGTTTTCCGTTTAATGCGACGCAGATAATCCCGCAAATTCTGATCCAATTTGTATTTGTCCTCAATTTGAATGATTTCTCCCCGGCACACTTCAATCATCGTTTTCGAAAGAATATGGTGCAATTTCGGAGAATCGATTTCAGAAATATATTCCAAGGCACGGGCCAGGATAAAATCGCCCGTATACATGGCCACGCTGTTATTCCACTCTGCCTTCACCGTCGGCTTTCCTCTTCTGACTTCAGAGTCATCGATAACATCATCGTGCACAAGCGACGCCATGTGAATCAACTCCAAAGGCACGGCAACTTGCTTCATCACATCGATGTTGTAATTTCCAAATTTGCCTGCAAGCAAAACAAAAACAGGTCGGATCCGTTTCCCCCCGGCCTGCAATAAATGAAGAGAAGCATCGTTTAAAAGGAGAGATTCGGAATCCACTGCCTGTTCTAATTCTTTTTCAATCATATCCAACTCCGGTTTAAGGTCGGAATAGAGCAATTTCAGCTTCACCTTTTCCACTTAACAACCTTCTCCCGCTATTTTACTTTTTTGATCCCTAAATGCAGCGCTGCTGCGCCGCCAGTATAAGGTTTGTATTTCACTTTTTCAAAACCGACTTGCGCAAACAGCTTCGCCAATTGTTTCATGCCCGGGAAATCCTTTGCCGATTCCTGCAGCCATGAGTATTCTTTATAGCTTTTCGCGAATAACTTGCCAAATACCGGCATGATAAACCGGAAGTAAAAACGGAAAAACGGCTTGAACAATAGGTTATTCGGCTGTGACGTTTCAAGGCACGCAATCATGCCGCCCGGTTTTAGCACACGGTGCATTTCCGAAAGCACTTGTTCGTAATCAGGAACATTGCGCAGACCGAAACCGATTGTGGCAAAATCAAATGAATTGTCCGGAAACGGCAAGGACATGGCGTTTCCTTGGATCATTTGAACTTGCGGCATCTGTTTGGTTTTGTCGATTCCGACATTCAGCATATTCTGGCTGAAATCCAGGCCGACGACTTTGCCGTTTTCTCCCACAGCTTCGGCCAGGGCAATTGTCCAATCCCCAGTGCCGCAGCAAATGTCAATAGCAGCTGCCCCTTTTGGAACCTGCATTTTATCCATCGTGTCTTTGCGCCATTTGTTGTGCTGCTGGAAACTGATTACTGAATTCATCTGGTCGTAATTGTCCGAAATTTTTTCAAAAACTTCATGTACGCGTTGTTCTTTCGTTTTTTGCATGTCAGTCATCCTTCTCGGGTAAGCTGCTCAGCTCTATGCTGGTGCGGGGTTATTTGATGGAGCATAAAGTTCTTTAAGTCATAGTTGAAATTATAGGAATTGATGGTGAGCGAAATCTGGTCATGCAAGATATCCAGTTTCTCCAGAAGCCACCGCTCTGTATGCAGCGGATGCTGAAGAGTTTCATTCAACGCACGGATAATGCGCGTTTCGCTGCCGCCTTGCAGACATTCCAGCTCATCTTTGTAGCGGATGTAGCTGAGCATCAAAGTCGCCAAAGGCGTATAGTTATCAAAACCATAGAAATTATAGAATGTAGCCAATAATTCGGTTTCAATCTGCTGCACGGAGCGATCAAGTTCGGCGGTCGTCCGTTCTAAGCCGTCATGAAACGACGCCTTTTTTTCGCTCACTTTAATGATCGCTGTTGCTAAGCGCTGAATCATTGTTATGTTGTTTAAGTTTGCCAGCATCTGATAATAAATGCCGCTGTAAAAATCGCCTGCCAGTACAGTTAACTGCTGTTTCTTTGTTGCGGAAGCATTTTCTTTGACTTGGTCATGGGCATGAAGCGCAGCATAAACAATCGAAACCGTTTTTGCTGATGCCTCTATTTCACCCGACCAATGTTTTTCGTCAAAATAAGGCAGCAACAAAAAAAACAAACGTGCCCGTTCAACTGATGGACCTTCTGTGAATTTCTCGAGAGTCCGCTGTTTGACAGCTCTTAAGACATCGATTTCCATAGAAGTGATTTTTGAATGTATTAGTTGTTCATTCATCCTGCTTGCTCCATTCATGATTTAGCCATATTACCATAGTATATCATAAGCAAAGGCTTGCCTTCATCCAATAACGCCTATTTTTTCGCTTCGCTTTCTACTATGCCATGGGCTGTTTGAATTTCTGCTTTGCCACGAATTTTCATAGCTGACGTATGTTCCGTAAACTGCGCTATCATCACTTCACCTGTATCCAGCTTCTCCGTATGGTGAAATTTTGTATCGTTGCCGCGAGTTAAACCGATCACGTTGACGCCATCTTCTAATGCGCGAATCACAATGTATTCTGTCTGTGCCATATTCCCACCCGCTTCTTCTAAAAAATAGTTGTATTACTTCATATTGATATACGTAATGATTTCTGAACGTTTAATGTCATCGGTCTCCAAAACGCCCCGAGACACCGCAGTAATCGTTTTAGCACCTGGTTTTTTGATGCCGCGCATGGTCATGCACATATGCTCGGCTTCCACCATAACAAAAACGCCATGGGGATTTAATGTCTCCATCAACGAATCGGCAAGCGTCGATGTGATCCGCTCCTGCAGTTGCGGGCGCTTTGCCACCGTTTCGACTGCACGGGCCAATTTGCTCAATCCGGTTACTACCCCATCCCGTGGAATGTAAGCAATATGGGCTTTACCGAAAAACGGCACTAAGTGATGCTCACAAGTCGAGTAAAAAGGTATATCCTTGACCAGCACCATTTCCTCATGCCCTTCATGGAAAACCGTGCTGAAGTAATCCTTCGGGTCTTCTTTTAAACCAGAAAAGATTTCGGCGTACATCTTAGCGACGCGTTTCGGCGTATCCAGCAATCCTTCTCTGCCCGGATCTTCTCCAACCGCTTCCAGAATCATGGCAACCGCTCTTTCAATCTTGTCTAAATCCACTTTTTTAGAATCTATATCTATCACATTGTTTCCTCCTGTTAAAGACGAATCTTCAGTTATCCTGTTTCAGCCATCTGGACTTCACTTCCCGGCAATGGCAAATAGCAGGTTGCTTCTTGAGCGAAGGCGAAGAACATGATGAGCAAAGGCAGGTGTTTTCGGCTGCCGCAGCCGATTAGGTTTTCTGCGTTTTTCTCACCTGAATCGTAGCATATAAACAGACCCAACCGCAAAATTGTAGGCTTAAAAAAAGAATGGCTTTTACGTGAAAAGTCACGAAAAAGCCATTCTATGTACTGCACTGAAGATTATTTCACTGCGTCTTTAAGCGCTTTACCTGGCTTAAATGCAGGAACTTTGCTAGCAGCGATTTCGATTTCAGCACCCGTTTGCGGGTTACGGCCTTTGCGTGCTGCGCGTTCGCGTACTTCAAAGTTACCAAATCCTATTAATTGCACTTTGTCACCTTGAGTTAGAGCGTTTTGAATCGCCTCAAATGCAGCGTCAACTGCTTTCGCAGCATCTTTACGAGAAAGTTCAGCTGCTTCAGCAACAGAGTTCACTAATTCTGTCTTGTTCATGCTATTCACCTCCTCTCAAAGGGGATGCATTCCTTCAATCCTGTAAAAAGAGTATCATATCGAAAATGGCATAGCAACCACTAATAGCGCGGTTCTGCAATAAAACATGCAAATAATGGTGATATTTCCCTAAATACTTACATTTTACTGCAAAATCGCTTTAAACCGCGCCATTACTCACTCTTAAAGACAGGTTCATTATTTTCGTCTACGGTGTAAGGAAGTGAATAAGCTGGAACAATCGGGCTGGTTTCATACAGCAAAAAACGGATATCTTGTCCAGGTTCCAAGGTGCCTTCATAGTTTTGAAGAGCTTCATACAGGTCCATCGAGTAGTCAACGAACACTTCGCCTTTGCCGTTTACCACAAAGGGCAAATTCTTGCCGCTATACGGACTGGTTACCGTCTGCTCTTCCTGAAAGCCCATTGCTTTGTAATTAAGTTTGTAGACATTATCATCGATGATCTCAGCAATCGGCGCTTTTCCGCCATTGGCACTTTTCCGGATGTTAATCGTGCGGATTGCTTCAGTAAGGCGCAAATCCACCAATTTCACAGTCGGATTTTCTTCAACGTCCATTAAGACATACTGGAAAATGCCGCCTGACTCATAGGCATTTGGCGGGATTTCCGATAAATAGGCCGGAGAAATTTTAGAAAAATCAATTGGGTATTTGATGTATTGATCGACGTCCATATCCCGGGTCTTGATTGGCAGCAATCCGCTGCTCGCTCCCCGGAACTGGTTCACTGCATTTTGCACAGAAATGATCTGATCTTCATAAGGGATCTGATTTTCCGCGCGTTCACTTTCCGGGAACATGCATCCGCTCAACAACAATACGCTGATTAACAGCGTAATCGCTAATAATCCTTTTTTCATTTTTATCACCTCAAGCGCCGCCTGTCGGCCCGCTAAGTATTATGAAAACCATGATAAAGAATCCAAGTATCAAAAGAATATAAGCCGTTAATGCAAAAAGGAATTTCAATATGCCGTTGTTTAATTTATATCTGCTTAAATAAATCAGTCCCATAGAAACCATTAAAAAAGCAATACCCGCAAAGGAGACCCACATCTTGTCCAAAGAACTCATAATTGACCGCCTTTCGTTCTGTTTCACCCCGTATTATAGCATAAAGAAAGAAGAGGCCGCGGAGCTGAACCTCTTCTTTTGTGACAATTATAGTAAGTTAATTAAATCTTCCATTTCGTTTTTCTTCATGCGCCCCATCAGCCTTTCGACTGCTTCGTCTGTCGAGATATCCTCAAAGAGGACCGCGTACAGCGCAGCAGTGATCGGCATCGGCACATCGTGTTTTTTGGACAATTGATAGGCCGCTTTTGTGGTGCGGATCCCTTCAACTACCATGCCCATTTCTTCGAGCACTTCGTCAATCGACTTCCCTTTTCCAAGCATATTGCCGGCGCGCCAGTTGCGTGAATGGACACTTGTACACGTGACGATCAAGTCTCCGACGCCTGAGAGCCCGGAGAACGTTAGAGGCGTCGCACCCATCTTGACGCCTAAGCGGGCGATTTCAGCAAGCCCACGCGTCATCAGAGCCGCTTTGGCGTTATCTCCGTAACCCAAACCGTCTGTGATGCCAACGGCCAAGGCGATAATATTTTTCAAAGCACCGCCGATTTCCACTCCGATAACATCAGTATTGGTATAGACGCGGAAATAATTATTCATGAACAGATCCTGGATGCGCTCCGCTGCTTTCGTATTTTCACAAGCAGCCGTAACGGTCGTCGGATGTTCAAGAACCACTTCTTCGGCATGGCTTGGTCCGGAAAGGACCACCACATCTTCGATCCATTGTTCCGGAATTTCTTCCCGGATCATTTCGCTGATGCGCTTCAAGGAATCCGGTTCAATTCCTTTGGAAACATGCACAAACAAGGCTTTTTTGTTCAGGTGCTCTTTTATATTGGCACAAACTTCGCGAATCGCTTTTGTCGGCACTGCCAGCACATAAACATCCGAATGGCCAACGGTTTGCCGCAAATCAGCCGTCGCCTTTAAGTTATCAGGCAGCTGAATATTTTTTAAATAACGGTTGTTTGTATGGTTGTTAATTTCTTCAGCCTGCTCTGCCCGGTGGGTCCAGAGCAGAAGGTCATGGCCATTTTGTGCAAGCACATAGCTTAAAGCGGTTCCCCAGCTGCCTGCTCCAAAAACTGATACTTTTTCCATTTTGTTACCACCTTTCACCTTTTATGTCCGAGCGCGCGTAATCAGCCGAAGCGGTGTTCCTTCAAAATCAAAGCTTTCGCGGATTCGATTTTGCAGGAATCGCTCATAACTGAAGTGCATAAGCTCCGGTTCATTGACGAACACCACAAAAGTAGGAGGCTGGATGGCCACTTGCGTTGCGTAGTATACACGCAGTCGGCGGCCTTTATCTGTTGGTGCCGGGTTCATCGCTACAGCATCTTCAAGTACTTCATTTAAAATACTTGATTGAATGCGTCTTGAGTGGTTGTCGTTTACACGGTTTACGATATCAAGAATGTTATGGACAC is from Planococcus liqunii and encodes:
- a CDS encoding DUF2768 domain-containing protein is translated as MSSLDKMWVSFAGIAFLMVSMGLIYLSRYKLNNGILKFLFALTAYILLILGFFIMVFIILSGPTGGA
- the folE gene encoding GTP cyclohydrolase I FolE translates to MIDIDSKKVDLDKIERAVAMILEAVGEDPGREGLLDTPKRVAKMYAEIFSGLKEDPKDYFSTVFHEGHEEMVLVKDIPFYSTCEHHLVPFFGKAHIAYIPRDGVVTGLSKLARAVETVAKRPQLQERITSTLADSLMETLNPHGVFVMVEAEHMCMTMRGIKKPGAKTITAVSRGVLETDDIKRSEIITYINMK
- a CDS encoding NAD(P)H-dependent glycerol-3-phosphate dehydrogenase, which gives rise to MEKVSVFGAGSWGTALSYVLAQNGHDLLLWTHRAEQAEEINNHTNNRYLKNIQLPDNLKATADLRQTVGHSDVYVLAVPTKAIREVCANIKEHLNKKALFVHVSKGIEPDSLKRISEMIREEIPEQWIEDVVVLSGPSHAEEVVLEHPTTVTAACENTKAAERIQDLFMNNYFRVYTNTDVIGVEIGGALKNIIALAVGITDGLGYGDNAKAALMTRGLAEIARLGVKMGATPLTFSGLSGVGDLIVTCTSVHSRNWRAGNMLGKGKSIDEVLEEMGMVVEGIRTTKAAYQLSKKHDVPMPITAALYAVLFEDISTDEAVERLMGRMKKNEMEDLINLL
- the hepT gene encoding heptaprenyl diphosphate synthase component II → MKLKLLYSDLKPELDMIEKELEQAVDSESLLLNDASLHLLQAGGKRIRPVFVLLAGKFGNYNIDVMKQVAVPLELIHMASLVHDDVIDDSEVRRGKPTVKAEWNNSVAMYTGDFILARALEYISEIDSPKLHHILSKTMIEVCRGEIIQIEDKYKLDQNLRDYLRRIKRKTALLISSSCELGALVSGTDEKTAAHLRRFGYFIGMSFQIIDDILDFTSTDEELGKPAGSDFIQGNITLPILCARKNPEVYSLLKNNLGKELTEPERLHIVKTIRDSTAIDEAKAISERYLQKALEELAYLPKGNANKTMRKIAFFIGKRKF
- a CDS encoding HU family DNA-binding protein; its protein translation is MNKTELVNSVAEAAELSRKDAAKAVDAAFEAIQNALTQGDKVQLIGFGNFEVRERAARKGRNPQTGAEIEIAASKVPAFKPGKALKDAVK
- the mtrB gene encoding trp RNA-binding attenuation protein MtrB, producing MAQTEYIVIRALEDGVNVIGLTRGNDTKFHHTEKLDTGEVMIAQFTEHTSAMKIRGKAEIQTAHGIVESEAKK
- a CDS encoding heptaprenyl diphosphate synthase component 1, with the protein product MNEQLIHSKITSMEIDVLRAVKQRTLEKFTEGPSVERARLFFLLLPYFDEKHWSGEIEASAKTVSIVYAALHAHDQVKENASATKKQQLTVLAGDFYSGIYYQMLANLNNITMIQRLATAIIKVSEKKASFHDGLERTTAELDRSVQQIETELLATFYNFYGFDNYTPLATLMLSYIRYKDELECLQGGSETRIIRALNETLQHPLHTERWLLEKLDILHDQISLTINSYNFNYDLKNFMLHQITPHQHRAEQLTREG
- a CDS encoding demethylmenaquinone methyltransferase, which encodes MQKTKEQRVHEVFEKISDNYDQMNSVISFQQHNKWRKDTMDKMQVPKGAAAIDICCGTGDWTIALAEAVGENGKVVGLDFSQNMLNVGIDKTKQMPQVQMIQGNAMSLPFPDNSFDFATIGFGLRNVPDYEQVLSEMHRVLKPGGMIACLETSQPNNLLFKPFFRFYFRFIMPVFGKLFAKSYKEYSWLQESAKDFPGMKQLAKLFAQVGFEKVKYKPYTGGAAALHLGIKKVK
- the ndk gene encoding nucleoside-diphosphate kinase yields the protein MEKTFLMVKPDGVQRNVIGEIVARFEKKGYHLVGAKLMQIPTELAEEHYGEHKERPFFGELVDFITSGPVFAMVWEGENVILTARQMMGATNPKDAAPGTIRGDFAVTVGKNMIHGSDSAESAEREIGLFFKEEELVSYEKTINNWVN